In the Dyella humicola genome, ATGTTCCGGTCGCAGGCGCAGGTCGCCCACGGTGACGATGCCCAGGTCGGTGAGCCTGGCCTCCATGACCTTGCCCACCCCCGGCAGTCGGCCTACCGGCAAGGGCGCGAGAAAGGCCTCGACCTGATGCGGCCGGATCACGAACTGCCCGTCCGGCTTGCGCCAGTCGGAGGCAATCTTGGCCAGGAACTTGTTCGGCGCCACGCCTGCCGACGCGGTGAGCTGGGTTTCCTCGCGTATCGCGGCGCGAATGGCCTCGGCCGTCGCCGTTGCGGAGGGCAAGCCGGTGCGGATGGTCGTGACGTCCAGATACGCCTCGTCGAGCGACAGCGGCTCGATCAGGTCGGTGTGGCGTCCGAAGATTTCGCGTATCTGGCGGGACACGGCCTTGTAGCGCGTGAAGTCTGGCGGTACGAAGATCGCTTGCGGGCATAGCCGTTCAGCCCGGACCGCCGGCATGGCCGAACGCACGCCGAAACGGCGCGCCTCGTAACTGGCGGCGCACACCACCGAGCGCGCGCCGCGCCATGCCACCACCACGGGCTTGCCGCGTAGCGAGGGGTCGTCGCGCTGCTCCACCGACGCATAGAACGCGTCCATGTCGACATGGATGATTTTTCGGGGAGTGCTGGGCACGGCTGCGACGATGGCGGGCGGGTCCGCACAGTCAATCACGAAACCCGCCGCCGTGTGCACGCCAGGCCGTCCCTGGCCCGGTCGATCCCTGGTTAGTGGCGGTTGGCTTGCAGGGACTGGTCCACCAGCTCGTTCTCGTAGGCTACGAAGCAGTCCAGGTCGAGCGTGTCCAGGCGGAAACGGTTGGCGGCGGTGAAGAACGCCATCAATGAAAGGATGCGCTGGGGATTTCGCGCCCACGGCGGCACGTAGACCGCACGCGCAATCAGGCCGCTTTGCAGGAAGGGCGACAGGTTGATCACGTCGGTGGTGGTCACCCGCCCCGCAAACAGCAGAGGCAGCATTTCCGCGCGGCCTTCCTGCAGCACCTTGCGGATGAAGATGTAGATGATCATGACGCCTTGCAGATAGGCGCTGTCCTTGGTGAAGCAGATGCGACCGCGCACATCGCCGCCGCGGAAGATGCGCGAGGCGCTGCGGTAGCTTTCGACGGGCGTCTGGCCCGCGTCGAGGAAGCCGCGAAACACCTCAATGAAGTCCGCGCCATCGAGCGCCCGCTTCACCATGATGACGCGCAGCGCGACACGGCGCAGGCGATTGAGGTCGATCGAGCCGGTAATGATCTCGGAGAAAGTGGCCAACCCTTCCTGCGCGCGCGTGGTGCGCGGGGCACCCAGGCCCAGCGACTTCAGATACGGCTGGTGCTTGCCGTTAAGCGCGGTGGCGGTGTGCACGAACGCCTCGTGCTCGGTCAGTTGGTCCAGGTCGAGTTCGGAGAACAGCGCGGTCGAACGGAGATTGATGCTTTTGCTGCCAGCGGTGGCCTTGGACGGCAGGTCGGGGTTCAGCACCACGTCGACCTTGTCCTTGTCGAAAAACTGGCCGAGTCGTTCGCGTAGTCGCTCGGCAAATATATCGGCAGGGATATCCGCCGGCACCGGCAGCACGCCCTCGCGGCCGATCAGGTCATCGCTGATGTCCAGTACATCCTGGGCGGCCTCGACGGAACTGGCGGTCTGGCCGGGATGAATCATGTCCGGACGTCCGTACAGGATGGTGGAGCAGCGGGTGAACTCTTCCGTGCCGACGCCCATCAGCATCTGGGCGGCCGTGAGGTAACTCCATGCCGTCTTGAACAGCCAGTCGCCAATCGGGTGACCGCGATCGAGCTTCGCCATGATCGCTTTCAAGGCGGCCATTTCGCCGGTGAGGTCCGGATGTCGCACCGGCGGTTGCGGCAGGGCCGGATGGCCACGCTCGAATCCCTGCAGAAACGTGTTCTCCAGCTCGACTGGCCAGTCGATGGCCTTCAGCACCCTGATCTTGCGGGCCGCGGCGATCAGCTCGCGATCGCATTCCAGGAATTGGCTCAGGACCTTGTCGTCCTCAGGCCGAAGATCGCTAGCGACGGTATTCATGACGCCTCCGGGGGGTCGTCGGTCGATACCTCGGGCCGACGTGAACGTGGCAGGGAGGAGGGCACTATGCGCCCGTGCTGTTTCACGCGCGTCCGAAGAATTACTGAAGCAAGGGAACTTGCCCGCGAGATGGCTGGCGCCGAGCGTCCCCCATCGTCGCGCTGCACTCCGCGACGAATGACAGCAGCGGCATCCAGCGGTGCGCGCGGCTTGATGGGCCGGGTGACCGACGGGCTGCCCCACCGGGCGGGAGTCCCCTCCGTGATCAACGTGTTACAGCATCGTGTCGAAGTGAGTGCCGCACTCGGCTATCGTCCGTCCTTCGTATCTGATGCGCAGGATGCCGTTCCGCACCATGACTGCCGAAACCTCACCCTCCTATCTGCGTCGCCTGGGCACCTGGGACGCTGCCGCCATCGTGATTGGCGGCGTCATCGGTGCCGGCATCTTTCGCAGCGCCTCTACGGTGGCCGAACGCACATCGTCCGGCGCACAGTTGCTCACGCTGTGGGCGGTGGGCGGCCTGCTGACGCTGGCGGGCGTGCTCTGCTATGCCGAGTTGGGTGCACGGCGGCCGCAGGCCGGTGGTGTCTACATCTACCTGCGTGAGGCGTTTGGGCAGCTGCCGGCGTTCCTGTTCGGCTGGACCATGGCGCTGATCAACTACCCCGGCAGCGTAGCGGCGGTGGCCACCACGTTTGCGGATTACTTTTGCGCCGCGATCGGTTTGCCTCTGCTGTGGGTGAAACCGATAGCGGCGGGTGCCATCACCTTTATCGTGGGTGTGAACTTTTTCGGCGTCAAAGCCGGCGCGCGCATGCAGAACCTGTTCACCCTGCTCAAGCTCACGGCCATCGTCTTGCTGGTGGTCGTCGGTTTGGTGCTGGCGCGCGGACAGCTCGGCTCGGTGCTGGCGCCGGACACGCTGCATCCGGTGCCGCCGGGCGCGTTCCTGGGCGCGTTGCTGCCGGTGCTGTTCACCTATGGTGGCTTCCACTACCTCAACGATCTGGCCGGTGAAGTGCGCGAACCGCAGCGCACCTTGCCGCGAGCGCTGGGGCTGGGCCTGGGCGGCGTCGTGATTTGCTATGTGCTGGTCAACTTCGCTTATCTGGCAGGCTTGGGCCACGCGGGCCTGGCCGCCAGCCAGGCGCCGGCGGCCGACCTGATGCGCAAGCTGTTCGGTGAGCACGGCGCGCGCCTGATCGCCGTCGGCATTGCCTGCTCCACCTTTGGCTATTGCAGCATCGCTATCGCCGGCGGTGCGCGCGTGCTGCAGACGATGGGCGCCGACGGCATGTTCTTCCGCGCGGTGGGACGGATCGACGCGCGCTCGCGCGCACCGCAGATGGCGCTGGCCGTGCTTGGCGCGTGGGCCATCGTGCTGGTGCTGTCCGGAAGTTTCGGCCAGCTGCTCGACTACACCACGGTGGGCGAGTGGCTATCGCACGCTTTCGGCATCGCCACGCTGTTCTGGTATCGGCATCGCTTCAGAAATGAGCCCTCGCCATATCGCGTACCGTTCTATCCGCTGCTGCCGCTGCTGTTCGTTTGCACCGTGCTGGGCGTGATCGTGGCGACCACGATTCACTCGCCCGGCGATGCCGGCATGAGCTTGGCGCTGATCCTGCTTGGCGTGCCGGTGTATTACGCGTGGCGTGCCTGGCAAAAGAGGGTGGCGTGATTTCTCACGGCAAGGCAGCCTTCAGTTGCTGCAGGCATACTGCGGCTATTTCCTTGTGCTCGAGTCGCCGATGAAACGGATTGCCATCGCCACGTCTTGCCTGCTTGCGCTGGCAGCCTGTCATTCGGGCTCGGATACCGACCGGGCCGACCTTAGCCGCAGCACGCCGACTCCGGCACCGGCTTCGCCCGCAGCGCCCACCAAGCCGACCACGCAAACCACGCTCGACCAGGTGCAGCGCGACGGCGCGCCCGTGACCGTGAGTGGCATGTCGCTGCAGAAGTACACCTTCGAACCTTCGCCACAACCACAGCTGGTGGTGTCGCTGACCCAGGGCGATTGGGATTGGTCGAAGGAAGGCGCGTTGCGCGTGGATATGCAGAATGCGATGGCTTGGGCAGTGACGCTCACGGTGGACATCGACGGTGCCGATACGGGGCAGCATCTGCATGCCACGGTCGCCGTTCCGGCGGGTCCGCCACAAACGCTGGTGGTGCCGTTACATGCGACCTCGCCGCGGGCGATGGGCATGCAGGCAGGGCCGCCGATGCCCTACACCGCTGGCAACCAGCGGATTCTGCTGGCAACCACGGTGGAGGGCTCCATCGACCTGGCGCACGTGAAAGCCGTGCGATTGGGCACGCCTTCGCCCACCGCACCGCAGACCCTGCTGTTCGGCAAACTGGATACGTCCAGGGGCGTACATGAGCTGCGCGACGCCTATACCGGCATCGTCGATGCTTGGGGCCAGTACACGCGCGGGCAATGGCCAGGCAAGGTCGATTCCGACGATGCCTTACGTGGTCGACACGGGAAGGCAGCGCAAGAGCCGGCCGCCACGCCGGCGGCGCGCAAGGGCTTCGATCGCTACGGTGGCCGCACCGACATGCCGCCGTTCAAGGCAAGCGGCTGGTTTCGTAGCGAGCGGCGTGATGGTCGCTGGCAATTGGTGACGCCTGAAGGGCACGCGTTCTTTTCGTTGGGTGTGAATGTCGTCGACGATGACGGCGGCCGCACCTATATCGAAGGCCGCGAGTTCATGTTCAAGGAACTGCCGCCCAACAGCGGACGCTGGGCGCCATTTTACGGCACCGGCGACAACCGCCAGGGCGGGCAGGGCGCGTCAGCCGGCATCGGCTTCAACCACGGGCGCTGGTTTGATTTCTATTCCGCCAACCTGTTCCTGGCCGATGGCCGGCATTGGCGACAGGCATGGCGTGCGCGCACGCTCGATCGCCTGGAGAGCTGGGGCTTCAACACCTTGGGCAACTGGAGTGACGATGCGTTGACCCAGACGCACCACCTGGCTTACACGCGCTCGATCAATATCTCCGGCGTGTTCGGCAACGTCTCCAGCGGCTACGACTACTGGGGCCGCATGCCTGATCCGTTCGATCCGCGCTTCGCGCAGGCGACCGAGGCGGCCGTGGCGCAGGCGACCAAGGAAGTCCGCGACGATCCGTGGCTGCTTGGCTACTTCGCCGACAACGAGCTAGCCTGGGCCGGTCAGGGTCCGCAAGGTCGCTGGGGGCTGGCGCAGGGTACCTTGCGCGGTGAAGCTCGCAGCCCAGCCAAGCAGGCTTTTATCGCTGCGTTGAAGAAGAAGTACAGCGACCCGTCGAAACTCGCCGCGGCATGGGGCATCACGCTGGCTTCATGGGACGCATTGGATGCCACCAATTTTGCCGCGCCCCAGCCGGACGAGGCACACCCGGCGATTGCCGACGACTACAGTGCATGGCTGCGGCAGTACGCGGACCAGTATTTCCGCACCGTAGTGCAGGCGATTCACAAGCACGACCCGCATCACCTGTTTCTTGGCGGCCGCTTTGCCGTGCACACGCCGGAGGTGGTGGCATCCTGCGCCGAGAATTGCGATGTGGTCAGCTTCAACGCTTACGCCGATGTGCCGGAACATGCGTTCGATGCCGCTGCATTCGCGAAGCTCAACAAGCCCGCGCTGATCACCGAGTTCCACTTTGGTTCCGATGACCGCGGCTCGTTCGGCAAGGGCGTAGTGCCAGTGTGGAACGAGCAGCAGCGCGGCGAAGCCTATGCACGCTATATCGCGGCGGCGGTGGCCAATCCTGCCATCGTCGGCGCGCACTGGTTCCAGTACGTAGACCAGCCGGTGACGGGGCGTCTGCTCGATGGCGAGAACGCGCATATCGGCCTGGTGGCGATTACCGACAAGCCCTTCCACGGTTTCGTGGAAGCGGTGCGCGAGGCGAATCGCAAGACAGGGTATTGATCGTCGCTTTTCTCCCTCTCCCCTGCGGGGAGAGGGTAGGGTGAGGGGCCAATCTTGCGATTACGGTCGGTTCGAAGCCGGATTCCTTGAGACTTCCCCGCGAGCACCCGCCCCTCACCTCGGTCCTCTCTCCCACAGGGACTACCTTCGGGTCGCCCGACGGGGAGAGGAAGACAAGCATCAGCTCGCCAGACTCGTCGCCGCCCCAAAGCTGATCGCCATGATCACCGCCACTGCCATGCATGCGCTGGCGAGGCGGATGCGGTGCGCGTCGATGCGCGGAATCAGTCGCCACAGCACCAGTACGCCGATCACCATGTCGACCACCAGCGCGCCACGCAGCAGCGCGGAGTTGAGCAGTAGCGCATAAGGCGGCTTGGTCAGTCCCTCGTGCATCGCCACGGCGGTGACGATCAACAGGCCTATGAGGTTCCATACCAGGCAGGCGAGGTAGGTGCGGTTGAAGACGACCGGACAGCGCTCGATCCAGCGCAGCACGGTCCACGCGATGAGGGCGAAGAACAGCGCGCCGATGCTGCTGTAGAGCACCCACCAAAGCAGGGTGCTGATCAGGGTAAGCAGGGTGGTCATGCGAGTCCTAAATCTGACGGCGGGAACGTGCGCCGGAATGATGCGAGGGCGCGAGGCAACTTACACGCCGAACCGGCGCAGCAGTTTGTCCATCAACCATGCGGGCCCCACCAGCAGGTACGCCAGGTCAGTGAGAAAGCTCGGGCGCCGTCCTTCGATGAGGTGGCCCACGAACTGCCCGATCCACGCCGCTACGAACACGGCGAACGCCAGCAGGCGTAGCGATGCCGGCCCCAGTTCGCGATAGGCCAGCTCGGTGAGCAAGGCGAACACCGCCAGCGCGATCAGCAAGGCGGTGCCCAGCCGGCGCGATTGCCTCCAGTACCAGGTGAACGCCATCACCAGCGCACACACGGCCCAGAAGCCCGGGCGGCCGATCGACGCCGGCACCGGAATGGTCCACATCAAAGCAATCGCGCACCACAGGATCAGCGGCACGCAGACCCAGTGCAGCAGCCGGTTGATCGGATGCTGATGATCGGCGCTGTAGCTGTCCAGCCAGTGGCGCATGTCGCGCGCCGGCACAGGCGCGCTGTCGTCTATAGGGGTCATGGCTCGGTGTGCCGCCGCTCAGTCGAGCGTGATGCCGGCGAGACGCTGCAGCGCCTCGGCGTACTTGGCGGAGGTGCCGGCGATGACATTGGCGGGAACATTCGGACCGGGGGCCTGCTTGTTCCAGTCCAGCGTCTCCAGGTAGTCGCGCACGAACTGCTTGTCGTAGCTCGGCGGGCTGATGCCCACGCGGTAGTGGTCGGCGGGCCAGAAGCGCGAGGAATCGGGGGTCAGCATCTCGTCCATCACGTAGAGCTTGCCGTTCTCGTCGGTGCCGAACTCGAACTTCGTATCGGCAATGATGATGCCGCGCTCGGCGGCATAGGCGGCGGCCCACTTGTAGATGGTCAGGGTCGCCTCGCGCACCTGTTCGGCAAGGTCGGCCCCCACCGCAGCCACCACGGCATCGAAACTCACGTTCTCGTCGTGGTCACCGACCGCGGCCTTGGTCGACGGGGTGAAGATGGGTTCCGGCAGCTGCTGTGCCTGTTGCAGCCCGGTGGGCAGCTGGATGCCACACAGCGAGCCGCTGGCCTGATAGTCCTTCCAGCCGGAACCGATGATGTAGCCGCGCGCAATCGCCTCCACCGGCACCGGCTTCAGGCGGCGCGTGACCACGGCGCGCTTTTCGTAAAGCTTGAGGTCGGTACCTGCTGGCAGCACGTCGCTCAGCGGCGTGTGCAGCAAGTGGTTGGGCACCAGGTGGGCGGTCTTGCCGAACCAGAAGTTGGAGATCTGCGTCAGCATCTCGCCCTTGCCGGGAATCGGGTCGGGCAGCACCACGTCGAACGCCGACAGGCGGTCGCTGGCCACGATCAGCAGCCGACCATCCTCTTGGCGGCCATCGGGGCGCTGGCCTCGCGGGAGCGCGTAAACGTCGCGCACCTTGCCGCGATGGATCAGCTCGAGGCCGGGCAGGTTCGATTGCAGCAGGGTGGTGGGCACGTTGTTTCGCTCCTGGGTGGCCGGCCTGGGCGCCCAGGACCGGGAACAAGGTGCCGGCTTCGCATTATGGGCCGGCGATCAAGCCCGCTATTGTAGCCGGTGGCGTCTGTGCGGGAGGTGTCGCTGCGGCCAGCTGTCTCCGGGGCGCGGGCCCGCTGGCTGCTAGAATCGCGCGCTTTGGTCCAGAGCCCGCTCGCATGTTCCAGCTGTCCCGCGCCGTCGCTGTGCCGCGCCCTTGGATCAAGGGGACGGGTCTGGCATCCATGCGCAGCGTCCTCGCCGCCGTGCTGGCCGTGGCCGTTGTTGGGCCCACGTTCGCCGCAGCACCCGCCAAGCCCGCACGCCTGGGCTTGTGCGCGGCATGTCACGGCGAAACGGGTAGGGCGCAGATTCCCGGCGCGCCGAACCTGGCCGGACAGCAACTCGATTACCTGCGCGAAGCGCTCAAGCAATACCGCGATGGCCGCCGCAACGCGCCGCTGATGCGTGCGGCGATCGGCCCGGTCAGCGACGCGGATCTCGATGAACTGGCGCGCTGGTACAGCGCGCAGGCACCACAACAACAAGGCACCCCATGACTTTTACCTGGACTCTGTGGTTGGCCCTGTTCGGCCTGATCTTCGGCCACGGCTTGCCCGGCGCCGTGGTCGGCGCCATTACCGGCTTCATTATCGACAGCCTGCGCCAGGGACAGCGGCGTCGGGTGACGCCACAGGCCGGTGGCTATGTCAGCCCGCTGTTTGCCTTGCTGGGCGCAGTGGCGAAGTCCGATGGTCGTGTCTCCGAGGCGGAAATCGCCGTGGCCGAGCGCCTGATGCAGCGCATGGGGCTGGAGCAGGAACAGCGGAAAGTGGCCATCACTGCCTTCAACGCCGGCAAACAGCCGGAGTTCGACGTCACCCCGGCCATCGAGGAGCTTCGGCGCTGGGTAGGCCTGCGTCGCGACCATGCCTTCCCGGTGCTCGATGTGGTGATCGAAACGGTGCTCGCCGAAGGCAACCCACCACCGGAGCAGATGGCGATCCTGCGCCAGTTGGCGTTCGCGCTGCGTATTAGCGACATGGAGCTGATGGCGCTGATGGCGATGAAGGGTTTTGCCTGGAACGCCACCGGCGGTTCGCGTGGCTATGGCAACCACGGTGGCGGTGGTTACGTGCCGCCCCAACGGACGACGCACGGCCCTGACCCGTACACCGTGCTGGGCATCTCGCGCAGCGTGGATGATCGGGGGGTCAAGCGCGCCTATCGCAAGCTGATCTCCGAGCATCACCCGGACCGTCTCGGCGACCTGCCCGAAGAGATGCGCAAGCGCGCCGAGTCGCGTGCCAGCGAGATCAACGCCGCCTACGAGCGGATCAAGGCCGAGCGCGGGTTCAAATAGGCCGGTTCACATAAACTCAGCCATGACGTGTGGGCGCGCACGCTGTGCGCGACCGCAGCCACCACGTAACCCCCGGGTCGCGCACAGGGTGCGCTCCTACAGGAATAACGACCATGTCCAAGCAAGCCAACGTCATTGCACCCTCCATCCTTTCCGCCGATTTCGCCCGGCTCGGTGAGGACACCGCCAAGGCGCTGGCCGCTGGAGCGGACTGGGTCCATTTCGATGTGATGGATAACCATTACGTGCCCAACCTCACCATGGGCCCGATGGTGCTCAAGGCCCTGCGCGACTACGGCATCACCGCGCCGATCGACGTGCACCTGATGGTGAAGCCGGTGGACCGCATCGTCCCGGACTTCGCCAAGGCCGGCGCCAGCCTGATCAGCTTTCATCCTGAGGCGAGCGAGCATGTCGATCGCACCATCGGCCTGATCAAGGATTCCGGTTGCCAGGCGGGCCTGGTGTTCAATCCGGCCACGCCGCTGGGCTGGTTGGACTACGTGATGGACAAGCTCGACCTGATCCTGCTGATGTCGGTCAACCCGGGCTTTGGTGGGCAGAAATTCATTCCCACGGCGCTGGACAAGCTGCGAGAGGTGCGCCGCCGCATCGACGAGAGTGGTCGCGCCATCCGGCTGGAAATCGACGGCGGCGTGACGGCAGCCAATATTGGCGAGATTGCAGCCGCTGGTGCGGATACCTTCGTAGCCGGTTCCGCCATCTTCAACGCGCCCGACTATCGCAGCGTGATCGAGACGATGCGCCAGAACCTGGCCGCTGTTAGCCCGTAACGGGTCGCGCCCGGCTGGCGTGGTTTCTTCGAGACAAGAAAAATCCCGGCGCAAACCGCGCCGGGATAAGTATCGTCGGAACGACGTTTGAGGAGACCACACGGTGGAACGCAAATCCACGGCAAGAATTCGTGACCACCGCAAGGTCTGACCGGGTTTGTTCGATTTGGTTCCCCTGTCCCGCGATTCCGCCGGACTGGCCTCTAAAAAGACCCCCGCCGGAGCGGGGGAGGAACGTAGCCCAGGGGGTAGGACGAAACGCTTAAAGCGGCTGCCAGCCAGGATCCGCTTCATCGGCCCCGGCGGCGGGCGCGCTTCCCTGCGCACCAGCCGCCTGCAAGCCTTCCACGGCTACTGATAGGCAAGGATCGTTCAGGTCGTCGGCGTTCATGCCTGCGCTTCTCAATGCAGGCTCATGACCAGCCCGAGCAGCAGCGCGCCCAGCGCCAGCACCACCCGTAGCGGCTCGAAACCCTGTAGTTCGGCGTTGGGATCGACGGGTGGCTGGCCGGTGGGGCGCATGTTTCAGGACTCCTGCGTAGATGGCTCCATTCGGCTACCGGCCTGAGCAGCCCAGAAGGCCCTGAAGTGGCAGGATGCGGGCAAGATCGGGCCGGAACCTGACGATGGCTTGGGATGTGCCTGGCGCCCCGGCTGCAACATGGCCGTGTGCCGACCACACATGGCGAATTGCTGGCAGATGGCGTTGCCGGCTTGCGTGGCCGGCCCGCACCCTTCACGCTGCGCGCCATCGTCATGTTGGAGCAAGCCATGGGCCGCAGTATCGCCATCGTCGAAGACGAGCCGCTGATCCGCGCAAACTACGTTGAAGCCCTGAACCGCTTCGGCTACGAGACGCGTGGCTACGGTTCGCGGCAGGAGGCCTCCAGTGCCTTTGGGATGCGCTTGCCCGAGTTGGTCATCATCGATATCGGACTGGGCGACGAGCCGGAAGGCGGCTTTGACCTGTGCCGCGAGCTGCGCGCGAAATCGTCCACGCTGCCGATTATCTTCCTCACGGCACGCGATTCGGACTTCGACGTGATCTCCGGCCTGCGCCTGGGTGCCGACGATTACCTCAGCAAGGACACCAGCCTGCACCAGCTGGCGGCACGCATCGCGGCGCTATTCCGTCGCATCGAGTCGCTGAAGGTGCCGACGTCCAGCGAGACGGTGATCGAGCACGGCCCGCTCAAGCTGGAATCGGAGCGCATGCGCATCACCTGGAATGGCGAGGAGATTCCACTCACCGTCACCGAGTTCTGGATGGTGCATACGCTGGTGCGCTTCCCCGGTCACGTGAAGAATCGCGACCAGCTGATGCGCGAGGCCGAACTGGTGGTGGACGACGCCACCATCACCTCGCACATCAAGCGCATACGCAAGAAGTTCATTGCCGTGGCGCCGGAGTTCGACGCCATCGAGACCGTGCATGGCGTGGGTTACAGGTGGAAGCCGTAATGAAGTATTTGCTGGGTTTGATGTGTCTGTTGCTGTTGACAGGTACGACGCACGCCGCGGGTGCCGTTAACGACAAGGCAGTGATGGCGTATGGCCAGTTGGATGGCGCAGCGACGGGTTGGTCCATCCATACCGAGCTGCCTGACGGCTGGAAGCAGGATTGCTGCGTGTATGCGAAAGCCATCGGCGTGAACCTGGTGCTGTACAAGGGCGACTGGACTGGCGAGCCGGATCGCGTGATGGTGTTGAACGTATGGCCGGCCAAACTGGCAACGCTCGATGCCGAGCTGCAGGAGGATCGCAAGCACTACCTGCAGCTTGATCCGGCCGGCAAGGTCAGTGCGTTTCCCCTGGCCCATGCCGGCATGCCCTGCCAGGGCGTGCTCTACCAGGGCAACGATCACAAGGACGACGCCGTGGTGTTCTGCGATCCTGGCAAGGCCAGCGGCATTCGGCTGAGCTGGTCGATGACGATGGCGCACGATGACGCGATCGGGCAGGACCTGCTCTCGCTGTTCAAGCGCGTCGTGGAACAGTCGCGCTACATGGCCTATCAGCCGCCGAAGGATGCCAAAGACAAGGCTGCGCAGCATTAAGCCGGCGCGTTCCGCTTTCGGTATCGTCGCGCCATGACCCTGCGCCGCAAACTGCTGCTCGTCGCCCTGTGCACCCTGGCGCTGCCAGTGGCGGGCTGGTT is a window encoding:
- the dinB gene encoding DNA polymerase IV, which encodes MPSTPRKIIHVDMDAFYASVEQRDDPSLRGKPVVVAWRGARSVVCAASYEARRFGVRSAMPAVRAERLCPQAIFVPPDFTRYKAVSRQIREIFGRHTDLIEPLSLDEAYLDVTTIRTGLPSATATAEAIRAAIREETQLTASAGVAPNKFLAKIASDWRKPDGQFVIRPHQVEAFLAPLPVGRLPGVGKVMEARLTDLGIVTVGDLRLRPEHELEQRFGRWGRRLRELSLGIDDYPVQPDRPTLQVSAEDTFEHDLGLHDLAPHIRRLAAKAWAAHEQEAQGEHARLARTVVLKLKTSDFHTLTRSFTPPTRPTSATELADIACALRDRVERPADSRYRLVGVGLAGFVDADSFAAQSDLFANPLPG
- a CDS encoding tyrosine/phenylalanine carboxypeptidase domain-containing protein — translated: MNTVASDLRPEDDKVLSQFLECDRELIAAARKIRVLKAIDWPVELENTFLQGFERGHPALPQPPVRHPDLTGEMAALKAIMAKLDRGHPIGDWLFKTAWSYLTAAQMLMGVGTEEFTRCSTILYGRPDMIHPGQTASSVEAAQDVLDISDDLIGREGVLPVPADIPADIFAERLRERLGQFFDKDKVDVVLNPDLPSKATAGSKSINLRSTALFSELDLDQLTEHEAFVHTATALNGKHQPYLKSLGLGAPRTTRAQEGLATFSEIITGSIDLNRLRRVALRVIMVKRALDGADFIEVFRGFLDAGQTPVESYRSASRIFRGGDVRGRICFTKDSAYLQGVMIIYIFIRKVLQEGRAEMLPLLFAGRVTTTDVINLSPFLQSGLIARAVYVPPWARNPQRILSLMAFFTAANRFRLDTLDLDCFVAYENELVDQSLQANRH
- a CDS encoding APC family permease; amino-acid sequence: MTAETSPSYLRRLGTWDAAAIVIGGVIGAGIFRSASTVAERTSSGAQLLTLWAVGGLLTLAGVLCYAELGARRPQAGGVYIYLREAFGQLPAFLFGWTMALINYPGSVAAVATTFADYFCAAIGLPLLWVKPIAAGAITFIVGVNFFGVKAGARMQNLFTLLKLTAIVLLVVVGLVLARGQLGSVLAPDTLHPVPPGAFLGALLPVLFTYGGFHYLNDLAGEVREPQRTLPRALGLGLGGVVICYVLVNFAYLAGLGHAGLAASQAPAADLMRKLFGEHGARLIAVGIACSTFGYCSIAIAGGARVLQTMGADGMFFRAVGRIDARSRAPQMALAVLGAWAIVLVLSGSFGQLLDYTTVGEWLSHAFGIATLFWYRHRFRNEPSPYRVPFYPLLPLLFVCTVLGVIVATTIHSPGDAGMSLALILLGVPVYYAWRAWQKRVA
- a CDS encoding beta-agarase encodes the protein MKRIAIATSCLLALAACHSGSDTDRADLSRSTPTPAPASPAAPTKPTTQTTLDQVQRDGAPVTVSGMSLQKYTFEPSPQPQLVVSLTQGDWDWSKEGALRVDMQNAMAWAVTLTVDIDGADTGQHLHATVAVPAGPPQTLVVPLHATSPRAMGMQAGPPMPYTAGNQRILLATTVEGSIDLAHVKAVRLGTPSPTAPQTLLFGKLDTSRGVHELRDAYTGIVDAWGQYTRGQWPGKVDSDDALRGRHGKAAQEPAATPAARKGFDRYGGRTDMPPFKASGWFRSERRDGRWQLVTPEGHAFFSLGVNVVDDDGGRTYIEGREFMFKELPPNSGRWAPFYGTGDNRQGGQGASAGIGFNHGRWFDFYSANLFLADGRHWRQAWRARTLDRLESWGFNTLGNWSDDALTQTHHLAYTRSINISGVFGNVSSGYDYWGRMPDPFDPRFAQATEAAVAQATKEVRDDPWLLGYFADNELAWAGQGPQGRWGLAQGTLRGEARSPAKQAFIAALKKKYSDPSKLAAAWGITLASWDALDATNFAAPQPDEAHPAIADDYSAWLRQYADQYFRTVVQAIHKHDPHHLFLGGRFAVHTPEVVASCAENCDVVSFNAYADVPEHAFDAAAFAKLNKPALITEFHFGSDDRGSFGKGVVPVWNEQQRGEAYARYIAAAVANPAIVGAHWFQYVDQPVTGRLLDGENAHIGLVAITDKPFHGFVEAVREANRKTGY
- a CDS encoding DUF962 domain-containing protein, which codes for MTPIDDSAPVPARDMRHWLDSYSADHQHPINRLLHWVCVPLILWCAIALMWTIPVPASIGRPGFWAVCALVMAFTWYWRQSRRLGTALLIALAVFALLTELAYRELGPASLRLLAFAVFVAAWIGQFVGHLIEGRRPSFLTDLAYLLVGPAWLMDKLLRRFGV
- a CDS encoding phosphoribosylaminoimidazolesuccinocarboxamide synthase, translated to MPTTLLQSNLPGLELIHRGKVRDVYALPRGQRPDGRQEDGRLLIVASDRLSAFDVVLPDPIPGKGEMLTQISNFWFGKTAHLVPNHLLHTPLSDVLPAGTDLKLYEKRAVVTRRLKPVPVEAIARGYIIGSGWKDYQASGSLCGIQLPTGLQQAQQLPEPIFTPSTKAAVGDHDENVSFDAVVAAVGADLAEQVREATLTIYKWAAAYAAERGIIIADTKFEFGTDENGKLYVMDEMLTPDSSRFWPADHYRVGISPPSYDKQFVRDYLETLDWNKQAPGPNVPANVIAGTSAKYAEALQRLAGITLD
- a CDS encoding c-type cytochrome, whose amino-acid sequence is MRSVLAAVLAVAVVGPTFAAAPAKPARLGLCAACHGETGRAQIPGAPNLAGQQLDYLREALKQYRDGRRNAPLMRAAIGPVSDADLDELARWYSAQAPQQQGTP
- the djlA gene encoding co-chaperone DjlA encodes the protein MTFTWTLWLALFGLIFGHGLPGAVVGAITGFIIDSLRQGQRRRVTPQAGGYVSPLFALLGAVAKSDGRVSEAEIAVAERLMQRMGLEQEQRKVAITAFNAGKQPEFDVTPAIEELRRWVGLRRDHAFPVLDVVIETVLAEGNPPPEQMAILRQLAFALRISDMELMALMAMKGFAWNATGGSRGYGNHGGGGYVPPQRTTHGPDPYTVLGISRSVDDRGVKRAYRKLISEHHPDRLGDLPEEMRKRAESRASEINAAYERIKAERGFK
- the rpe gene encoding ribulose-phosphate 3-epimerase; the protein is MSKQANVIAPSILSADFARLGEDTAKALAAGADWVHFDVMDNHYVPNLTMGPMVLKALRDYGITAPIDVHLMVKPVDRIVPDFAKAGASLISFHPEASEHVDRTIGLIKDSGCQAGLVFNPATPLGWLDYVMDKLDLILLMSVNPGFGGQKFIPTALDKLREVRRRIDESGRAIRLEIDGGVTAANIGEIAAAGADTFVAGSAIFNAPDYRSVIETMRQNLAAVSP